One region of Limisphaerales bacterium genomic DNA includes:
- the motA gene encoding flagellar motor stator protein MotA gives MLVIVGLIIIFIGVLTGFAMAAGGGHGIGEMFQKAEWTAAMSLIHANEFIALGGMVLGSMIVMAPMTVLKGVISQLLGTLKGAPFAKADYEELFKCMYELFQLGRRGGMIALEEHVMNPEASSLFSKYPKFHGNHHAVEYMCDGLKPIVDGRIKPDQLEPLMAKSLHTMEEEHHGPILVLNKVGDGLPAFGIVAAVLGIIVVMMYKLGQGGEAVGQGIATALAGTFFGIFGSYCVVGPLATCAEFNGHSEMNYMKAIKSGVVSFANGLPPLVACEVGRRELTSDVRMGSGELEDTLKSSS, from the coding sequence ATGCTAGTAATTGTAGGACTAATTATCATCTTTATCGGCGTGCTCACCGGCTTTGCCATGGCCGCCGGCGGTGGACACGGCATCGGCGAAATGTTTCAAAAAGCCGAATGGACCGCGGCCATGAGCCTCATCCACGCCAATGAATTCATCGCGCTGGGCGGCATGGTATTGGGATCCATGATTGTGATGGCTCCGATGACCGTGCTCAAAGGCGTGATCTCGCAATTGCTGGGCACCCTCAAAGGCGCGCCCTTCGCCAAAGCGGATTACGAGGAACTCTTCAAGTGCATGTACGAGCTGTTCCAGCTGGGCCGACGCGGCGGCATGATCGCGCTGGAGGAACACGTCATGAATCCCGAGGCGAGCAGTCTTTTTTCTAAATACCCGAAATTCCACGGCAACCATCATGCGGTGGAATACATGTGCGACGGCTTGAAACCGATTGTGGATGGCCGAATCAAACCCGACCAACTCGAGCCGCTGATGGCCAAGAGCCTGCACACTATGGAAGAGGAACATCACGGCCCAATTTTAGTCTTGAACAAAGTGGGCGACGGGCTGCCGGCGTTTGGGATTGTGGCGGCGGTGTTGGGTATCATCGTGGTGATGATGTACAAGCTCGGGCAAGGCGGCGAAGCCGTGGGACAGGGCATCGCCACGGCGCTCGCGGGAACGTTTTTTGGAATCTTCGGTTCCTATTGCGTCGTGGGACCGCTCGCCACCTGCGCGGAATTTAACGGCCATTCGGAAATGAATTATATGAAGGCGATCAAGTCCGGCGTGGTGAGCTTCGCCAATGGCTTGCCGCCACTGGTGGCCTGCGAAGTGGGCCGGCGTGAGCTGACTTCCGACGTCCGCATGGGCTCCGGCGAACTGGAGGACACTCTGAAATCCTCATCCTAA
- a CDS encoding OmpA family protein, protein MAGAGGAWKVAFADFVTAMMALFMLLWILNQDEKVKGEVQQYFNTRFKSVTKMSVGIIPIQNADLIEAKRAVFDNASAIDLQFIRRINDDIVRVFADNPNFIDMKTMRVQMTSEGLLIEFFNDPNRRLFEGPTATLTKYGQTVFDTLSYVLARHRTTRVEVEGHTASNIELDGEPVNTWALSTQRALVAREAMDRKAMKSEQFIKIAGFSSSKPLSDYLHDLTHSHHDRVTIMVRAGNPR, encoded by the coding sequence ATGGCAGGAGCTGGAGGAGCATGGAAAGTAGCGTTCGCGGATTTTGTAACCGCGATGATGGCACTGTTTATGTTGTTGTGGATTCTGAACCAGGACGAAAAGGTGAAAGGCGAAGTGCAGCAATACTTCAATACGCGCTTCAAGAGCGTCACCAAAATGTCCGTGGGCATCATCCCCATCCAAAACGCGGACCTCATCGAGGCCAAGCGCGCGGTGTTCGACAATGCCTCGGCCATTGACCTGCAGTTCATCCGCCGCATCAACGACGACATCGTTCGAGTATTTGCCGACAACCCGAACTTCATCGACATGAAAACCATGCGAGTGCAGATGACCAGCGAAGGATTGTTGATCGAATTTTTTAACGACCCCAACCGGCGACTCTTCGAAGGCCCAACCGCCACGCTCACAAAATACGGGCAGACGGTATTCGATACGCTGTCTTATGTGCTGGCGCGGCACCGTACCACACGCGTGGAAGTGGAAGGCCACACCGCGAGCAACATCGAGCTGGATGGCGAGCCGGTAAACACATGGGCCCTCTCCACACAACGGGCACTCGTCGCCCGCGAGGCGATGGATCGCAAAGCTATGAAATCCGAACAATTCATCAAAATAGCTGGCTTCAGCAGCAGCAAACCGCTCTCGGATTATTTACACGACCTCACCCATTCTCACCACGATCGCGTGACCATTATGGTTCGCGCGGGTAACCCCCGTTAA
- the fliD gene encoding flagellar filament capping protein FliD: MDLQVAGLVSGFDWKSMVDQLSNVERAPQRRMRVEQRTISQKNNALTTLKNELTTLKASSKTLKETELYDSRSVNSSQAHTTASAQEGTSSGDYRFEIYQLATAAKQLGNTDVGASVTSSAALDSGGFAIAVTEGTVTVQGKQITIATSDSLDTTLAAIKTAVGGSFDYSISSDKVTFTDSSEVVLGSATDTSNLLQALRLNANGTSSITSSANLGGMDLSKTADAANFTDGAGSASGSFKINETSITYAATDTITDILDNINNSEAGVYANYDTVNDRFLITNKTEGDVGITLEDVSGDFLAKTRLLTANSGALSRGNNLLYKVNDNGPLESRSNTITQNSSGVQGLSVTATQASGASRISSVDTSGESITTTESHNYSTGDAVTMYSPGTVPGGLSSSTTYYVKVTANDSFTLHTTKADAEAGTSAVDLTGAQSGDVYFLDSNPKKATISVKSDTETVKTAIADLIAQLNKVQSLISSQIASSTDADGKITLGVLASETLPTEIARELRSTITGDVSGITSTIKRLESIGYTSSGYTNEISLSDSDKLDDALRDNLGQIKSLFTTATYGVGIAMYDYLDNVLDDDGAMATTQKNMTDRVTDITQQITDHERLVQSKRDQLVRSFVAMESSQAKINQQMSFLNARFK; this comes from the coding sequence ATGGATTTACAAGTAGCAGGCTTAGTTTCCGGCTTTGACTGGAAATCGATGGTGGACCAACTCTCGAACGTAGAGCGGGCACCCCAGCGCCGTATGCGCGTAGAGCAGCGCACCATCAGCCAAAAAAATAACGCGCTCACCACGCTCAAAAATGAGCTCACCACGCTGAAAGCCAGTTCCAAGACACTGAAAGAAACCGAGCTATACGACAGCCGGTCGGTCAATTCCAGCCAAGCACACACTACCGCCAGCGCTCAGGAAGGTACTTCCTCCGGTGATTACCGTTTCGAAATTTATCAACTCGCCACCGCCGCCAAGCAACTGGGCAATACCGATGTCGGTGCCAGCGTCACCTCCAGTGCCGCACTTGATTCCGGCGGATTTGCCATTGCGGTTACCGAAGGCACGGTCACCGTACAAGGCAAGCAAATCACCATTGCCACCAGCGACTCGCTCGACACCACGCTGGCCGCGATTAAAACAGCCGTGGGCGGCAGCTTCGATTACTCCATCAGTAGCGACAAAGTTACCTTCACCGATTCGAGCGAGGTAGTCCTCGGCAGTGCCACGGACACCAGCAATTTACTGCAAGCCCTGCGCCTCAATGCCAACGGCACCAGCAGCATCACCAGCTCCGCCAACCTCGGCGGCATGGATCTTTCTAAAACCGCTGACGCCGCCAACTTTACCGACGGCGCCGGCAGCGCCAGCGGGTCTTTCAAAATCAACGAAACCTCCATCACCTACGCCGCCACCGACACCATCACGGACATCCTCGACAACATCAACAACTCCGAGGCCGGTGTGTACGCGAATTACGACACGGTGAACGACCGCTTTCTCATTACCAACAAAACCGAAGGCGACGTAGGCATCACCCTCGAAGATGTGAGCGGCGATTTCCTCGCCAAGACCCGCCTGCTCACCGCCAACAGCGGCGCCCTCTCGCGCGGCAATAACTTGCTTTATAAGGTAAATGATAATGGGCCCCTTGAGAGTCGCAGTAACACCATTACCCAAAACAGCTCAGGTGTGCAGGGCCTCTCCGTCACCGCTACCCAAGCCAGCGGGGCATCGCGAATCAGCAGCGTGGATACCTCCGGCGAAAGTATAACCACCACTGAAAGTCACAACTATTCCACCGGCGATGCCGTGACAATGTACAGCCCCGGCACCGTGCCCGGCGGGTTATCCTCCAGCACCACTTATTACGTAAAAGTCACGGCCAATGATAGCTTCACGCTGCACACCACCAAAGCCGATGCAGAGGCGGGCACCAGCGCAGTGGACCTCACCGGCGCCCAAAGTGGCGATGTCTATTTTCTGGATAGCAACCCCAAAAAAGCAACGATTTCTGTGAAATCCGATACGGAAACCGTCAAAACTGCCATCGCGGATTTGATCGCGCAGCTCAACAAAGTGCAATCGCTCATCTCCTCGCAGATCGCCAGCAGCACGGATGCCGACGGCAAAATCACGCTCGGCGTATTGGCTTCCGAGACGTTGCCCACGGAAATTGCCCGTGAGCTGCGCTCGACAATCACCGGCGACGTCTCCGGAATCACCAGTACCATCAAACGACTGGAATCCATCGGCTACACCTCCAGCGGTTACACCAATGAAATCTCGCTGAGCGATTCAGACAAACTCGACGATGCGCTCCGCGATAATCTCGGCCAAATCAAAAGCCTCTTCACCACCGCCACGTACGGCGTAGGCATTGCGATGTATGATTATTTGGACAACGTACTTGATGACGACGGGGCGATGGCCACGACACAGAAAAATATGACCGATCGGGTGACCGACATCACCCAGCAAATCACGGATCACGAACGGCTCGTGCAATCCAAACGGGACCAGCTCGTTCGCAGCTTCGTTGCGATGGAATCTTCGCAGGCCAAAATAAACCAACAAATGAGTTTTCTAAACGCCAGATTTAAATAG